ACGGCGCTTCCAGAGTTCGCTCTGCTGCTTGACGCCTCGACTGGTGAAGCTGGAGGAGACCAACACCTCAAGCTGATCGTGAATGTGTTGATCCAAGGGTGATTGCAGCGATTCCGAGGCCTGGTTCTCCAATGCGGCAATGAGACCGTTGAGGTCGTAATGGCTGCCATCCAGCTCAAGAAGATTGCGGCCTGCTAGCCCTTGCATCACCCAGAGATGCGCCCAGCGACTGGGCAGGATCCGGTTGACTTGCCGACTGCCGATGATCTCCTCGACGCCGAGCAGTGAAGCCAGGCGATCCTCCGCTTCTGCGCCCAGAAGCGCTGGATTGCCCATCCGACTGAGGCGGCAGGTACCACCGGCACCACTGAAAGATTTCTGCAGAGACCAGTGATGTCCATCCGCTTCGAAGTCGAGTTCTATTTGGGGATGACCGGCATGCATCGCGGAGCGCAGATCACGAACGGCGGCACCGGTTGCTGTGGCACGCACGAACAACGTGCGATGCATGGCCTCCACCAGCGAGCTCTTCCCGGTTTCGTTGCCACCGCCGATCAACGTCAACCCCGGCGCGAAAGCCACCTCCAGTTCTCGATGGCGGCGCACGCTTTCCAGCCGGCAGCGGATTAGGCGCATGGAGAGGCGGCGCAGAGCTGGTGGAGTTCGATCAAAGCCTGCTCGATGAGAGGGTCAGCCCCACCCTCGAGCTCCTGTTTCAAACCTGCAGCAATGCTGCTGAGGAGCGGACCATCACTCCGGTTCAAACACTGATCGAGTTCTCCATCGGTTGGATGTCGCCGAAGCTCACCTCGCAAGCGCAGATGCAGAAGCTGCTCTGAAAGCTCGCTGAGAAGCGCCTGCAAACGACGATGGGCATCCAAGCCAAGCTGGCCGTTGAGTTCAAGTCTCAGCAGATCACGGCCCACGCGGCTACCGATGCAACCATCGAGCTGATGGTGCAGGCGTTCCAGATCGGGCATTCCCTGGAGCTGCATGGTGATCCGATGCCACGCAACCCGCCCAGTCGTGATTATCTGCACCCGAGGATGTTCGCCTCTTGTGAGGTCGGCAAGAACCACCTGCGATCGCTGATCGTCTGGCCCCGTTGGGAATCGATCAGGCTCCGGTGTACCGCAGTACCAGGCATTGCTCTGAACCTGCATCAATCCATGCCAGTCGCCAAGAGCGATGTAATCGAGCTCTCCTTTGGGCAGCTGCTCAAGATGCAAGGTATTCACATCAGTCCCGGAGCCAAAGCCCTGCACCGATCCATGGGCCAGCAGAACGCGTGGAGCCTCTGGATCAAGATCCTGCCAATTGAGCTGATCAAGCCAGCGCATCGGACCGACACTGTCGTGCCGGCGTAGCAGGGGGCAGGGCAACAGGGTCAACCCCGCTCTGCTCACGGGCTCGGGTTGGCTGAGAAGCTCCAGATTCGGGGCCCGCTCCCGCATGCGACGCAGAAGATCCTCACGCCGCCAGATACCACCCGCCCCGCCATGGTCATGATTGCCAGGGATCACAAGAACAGAGCACGGCATCGCACCGATCAGCTCCATCACTTCCAAAACCTCCGAGGGGGGAACGGTGGAGGAATCAAAAAGGTCGCCAGCCACAAGCAGGGCATCCACCGATTCACGGCGGGCAACCTCACCGATGCGACGAACGGCCTCAACACGTTCTTGCTGCAGACGAGCCTGTTTCTGAGAATCAGCAATCCACCGGTAAGGCTTACCGATCTGCCAGTCAGCCGTATGAAGAATGCGGGGCACGCGCTCCCTTGATGCGGTCACAGCCCATGGTGCCGCCTCCCCGGCTGTTTTTCCGCACACTCTCCCCTGGCAAGACAGCTGGAAGACGGCATTGTTTCGACGTGAGACCCAGGCGATACACCGTGACCAAGGCTCCCTCCGGCTCCAACGCGTCCCTGGAGACCATCGCCGGACTGTTCCATCCACCAGACCAGATCAAGGCCATCGATCAGCTGGGATCTGGAAATGTCAACGACACCTTCCTGGTCACCCTTGAGGCCAGCGCAGCGAGGCAAGCCTTCGTGATGCAGAGGCTCAACACGGATGTATTTGAAAGCCCGGAACTGGTGATGCGCAATCTCCTGCGCCTCGGCGATCACGTCGAGAGGCGATTAGCGCAGGAACCCCCTGAGCTTTCAGGGAGACGCTGGGAGATTCCCAGGGTTCTCCCCACCCTTGATGCCGACGGGCACTGGGTTGAGCATGAGGGTGAGTTCTGGCGCTCGATCTCGTATATCGGAGCGGCCACAACCACCGATGTCATCAAAGATGAAGCCCATGCCTGGGAGCTCGGTTACGGCCTCGGGATGTTTCACCATCTGATCAGTGATCTGCCCACAGACGAGCTGGCGGACACCCTTGAAAATTTCCACATTGCACCGGCATATCTGGCTGAGCTCGATGCCGTGATCGGGAGCACAGCGCCCATCACGGACCGCAGGGTGAATGAAGCTCTCGCCTTCGTGGATGCGCGCCGTAACGGGCTCGATGTGCTTGAGCAGGCCTGCGCCAGGGGGGAACTCAAACGCAGGCCCATTCATGGAGACCCGAAAATCAACAATGTGATGATCGATGAGCGCACCGGGCATGCGGTGGGGTTGATCGATCTCGACACGGTCAAGCCCGGATTGCTTCACTACGACATCGGCGATTGTCTCCGCTCCTGCTGCAACCGCCTCGGGGAGGAAACCGCCACCCCGGAGGATGTTGTTTTTGATCTGGAACTCTGCCGCTCGATCCTGGAGGGGTACCTCAAGGTTGGGCAATCCTTCCTCAGCGATGACGATGTGCGCCACCTGCCTGCGTGCATTCGCTTGATCCCCTTGGAACTGGGGCTGCGTTTTTTGACTGATCACCTTTCAGGCGACAGGTATTTCAAAACCGAGCGAGCCGGTCACAATCTGGATCGGGCTTGGGTTCAGTTCGCGCTCACCCGCTCGATTGAGCAGCAGTGGGACGAGCTGGTTGCCCTGATCGAAAGCCTTCGCGGAGTGCGCTGACGTGGCACGCCATCCCGTGATGGTGCGTCAGGTTTGCCCGCTGGTCCCTTTTTCTCCAGACGCATCCCCGAAACTTCTCGCCAGTGCCGAGTTCGTATGGGAGGAACACAACACCCTCGAATTAAGTTTCAGCCTGAGGCCATCCCAATCGGGGCAGCCTCTTCCCATGCTGAAGTTCACGTCAGCAGCACCCGGCTCGAGCGAGCGCAGCGGGCAGCGTCTCGATGGTCTCTGGGAACACAGCTGCTTTGAAGCATTTTTTGCCCTGCCAAACCAGGATCGTTATTGGGAACTCAATGTTTCACCAAGCGGCGACTGGAATCTCTATCGGTTCGAGAGCTACCGCAGTCAGGGAGCACGCGAACAAACGTTAGAACCACGCATTCATTGGCAAAGCTCCCAGAAGGATTGCCGCTGCACCATCGAGTTGCGTCTGGATCCCTGGTGGACTGCGGTGCAACTTCCTGATCTGGCGATCGCGATGGTGCTCGAGGACAGTGACAACAACCTCAGCTACTGGGCTTTGTCTCACCACGGAGACGAGCCAGACTTTCACGACAGGCGTGGCTATCTCACCCCATGACCCGGTTCCTGATCCGTCGTCACCGCTGGGCGACTCTGCTGCTCGGTCTGCCGCTTCTGTTCACGCCTCTCACCGTTGCCTGCCAACCGCTGAACGCACCGACCTCAGAGCGTCCTGAAGCCAACAAGCCAACGGTTTCTGGCACCGGAATTGCACTGCCAACCCGATCAGACCTTCCGGTGGCACCGAACGGACGCCACTACCCCCTGGTCCCGACCGAGG
The sequence above is a segment of the Synechococcus sp. PROS-7-1 genome. Coding sequences within it:
- a CDS encoding DNA repair exonuclease, with the protein product MPRILHTADWQIGKPYRWIADSQKQARLQQERVEAVRRIGEVARRESVDALLVAGDLFDSSTVPPSEVLEVMELIGAMPCSVLVIPGNHDHGGAGGIWRREDLLRRMRERAPNLELLSQPEPVSRAGLTLLPCPLLRRHDSVGPMRWLDQLNWQDLDPEAPRVLLAHGSVQGFGSGTDVNTLHLEQLPKGELDYIALGDWHGLMQVQSNAWYCGTPEPDRFPTGPDDQRSQVVLADLTRGEHPRVQIITTGRVAWHRITMQLQGMPDLERLHHQLDGCIGSRVGRDLLRLELNGQLGLDAHRRLQALLSELSEQLLHLRLRGELRRHPTDGELDQCLNRSDGPLLSSIAAGLKQELEGGADPLIEQALIELHQLCAASPCA
- a CDS encoding phosphotransferase enzyme family protein, which gives rise to MTKAPSGSNASLETIAGLFHPPDQIKAIDQLGSGNVNDTFLVTLEASAARQAFVMQRLNTDVFESPELVMRNLLRLGDHVERRLAQEPPELSGRRWEIPRVLPTLDADGHWVEHEGEFWRSISYIGAATTTDVIKDEAHAWELGYGLGMFHHLISDLPTDELADTLENFHIAPAYLAELDAVIGSTAPITDRRVNEALAFVDARRNGLDVLEQACARGELKRRPIHGDPKINNVMIDERTGHAVGLIDLDTVKPGLLHYDIGDCLRSCCNRLGEETATPEDVVFDLELCRSILEGYLKVGQSFLSDDDVRHLPACIRLIPLELGLRFLTDHLSGDRYFKTERAGHNLDRAWVQFALTRSIEQQWDELVALIESLRGVR
- a CDS encoding DOMON-like domain-containing protein: MARHPVMVRQVCPLVPFSPDASPKLLASAEFVWEEHNTLELSFSLRPSQSGQPLPMLKFTSAAPGSSERSGQRLDGLWEHSCFEAFFALPNQDRYWELNVSPSGDWNLYRFESYRSQGAREQTLEPRIHWQSSQKDCRCTIELRLDPWWTAVQLPDLAIAMVLEDSDNNLSYWALSHHGDEPDFHDRRGYLTP